AACATGCAAGTGTAAAACTTTCCTTCCATTTTCTCACCACTAATCTTTCTTTTCAAATGGCCCCAACTTTATGGTGTTGTATAAATTCTTAGTGAAAAggttgaatatttttattgtaatgcAGAAAGTGAGTCCAAATAAAATTGTGTTAattttgttctctctctctctatacaGTAGTAGGGCGAAGTAAGTACTGGTTTCTAAAAGTATTTACCTTCTCTACGCTGtctttttgcttttgttctGGTGGAAAGTTCATTTCGATTAAAAATACTAacttatagtatataaataaataagtacaaACATCGTCCTtcgattttgtaaaattgaattaaaggAAGAAAATTGTTAGGTTCACCTTCAGTTTAACTGGTACAAAATCCAAACACACGTTAAATAATCTCTTCTTCCGCTTTCGGTTGACGTTTATGTAAGATATCTTATCAATCTTAGGACTAACATATAGTTACGCCTTAGCATGTAGTGACGGTTGATTTTTAGTCTATTTCGAAATAGGGTTAGAGGTGAAAGTGATTGTTTTGGAGGTTGAAGAAGACATTGAGGAGAAACGTGGATAAGATGACAGCTAAGATTGTTGATAGAGTTAACTGTGTCGAGCCAGTGACATACTATAGCTATTATAAAAGTCTTCCATGATGATTTATCATTAGTTATATGTTTAAATCCGAGTACAGAAACATTCTCGTTTTTGTTTACATCATTTAACAAAACCTTTTACAACTAATATTCAGTTCTCagaactttataaaattaaacgtTAGTGTGTACTGGAAAACTTCAACAGGGTTATATGTCCATTGCCAACGCAATGAAACTCGGGCCTAGTAAAAAAGGGAGACAACTTCAACACagttatcataattaaaatttcactaAAATTACACTCATTCAGACCTTAGATGAAAACTATAATTGGAATTTCCAAAACAATAATTTTGTTCGAAAAACATGACTAAAACACGAGAAAATGCAATTATGTTTTGTCCAAAAATAAAAGGTGGAACAAAAAAGGAACTCTTGATTGTTGGAATAAAATGCAGGGCACGATCTATCTTGCACCACAAAAACTCGAGCAGTTAAGAGCTGGTACCGTGCCCTCTCTTAATGTAGCAGCTGATTAAACTTACTGGCTCGCAAACACTATGACGACCAGCTCGGCCAGCTGCGATGTACCAAGAGGACTAGTATGACAGAATCATTGAGTATTTCTACAAACTGATACCATTTAGATAATATTGATGAAAAACAAAGCTTTAATCCAAACACTATCAGATATATGAAATGCGAATTCCTGTTAACAATAAAAGAGAACTCCTATGATTTGAATCaccataatataatccaaaacaGAGTCAACCAAGGAAACATGAGTGGGAATTGTGAAATCGGGAGGCAAAGAAGAAATTAGTACAACAGCATTAATTCATTCGTATTTCATATTTCAGTTACAACACAGTAATTATGAGCCAATCTTACTGAAGCTTATTGCTAAATCCTAACCAGTCAGCAATTCTATAGGAATTAACTGTTGCTGAACCCattaaaaagcataaaaacCATTGTCATTATTAACTGAATTAAAATAGTGAATTCCCAACCGGGAAGAGGTTATATCAGATTTGAACACCTCTTTGGTTCTATATCTGCAAAATTTAAAGCATGCAATACATACATGCATGCAAAGAATGAAATACTCATTTGTGTGGTATGATTTTATATCTTATGCAGCAACGGATTGCTTCTCCTCATAATCGTAAAGATTAAGAGCTTGTAGCAACTTAGGCCAAGATTCTGGGATCCCTCCTGGCAAATCAAACGCCAACAGTTTTCCTCTGCTACGGTAAAATTCTTCCACAGGCTGACTCTGCAAGCATGatagttataaaattaatacaaatgaATTGGGAAATTTAACGAAATAATAACACAAATACCTTTTCACTGTATATTCGAAGCCTTTCTTTGACCACTTCTTCAGTATCATCTGAACGTGTAACGAGCTTTGACATACAATGTGCAGGAGGAAGAAGTGGAGCCATGACCATTCCTGGGCGCCCATTCTCACCCTTAATGCTGATGGAAGCAACATTAAAATTTCCTCCACATTGATTGCAAATTCTTCTACCAAGGCATTTGGCAAGCAGTGCTTCTTCTTGGATCTTCAGATTGACTACCAAGTCAATGTCAGTCACTCCTTCCAATATTTCCTGTTCACACAGATGTTAAGCACGTTTTTATTGCATTGTTGTTGTTAACAAAGTATGGGGAGGACAGAAAATATAGCCATTGTTTGGCTACTACAAGCACATAAGGTAATCAATATAAAGACGTAATACTCACCGCTTGCTTTATTGTTCGTGGAAACCCATCAAGAATAAATCCCGATTCACCTTTTGCTTCCCCATCAGCCAGCCTCTTCGACAATAGACTCATGATGATTTCATCGGACACCAATTTACCTTGATTAACAATTTCTGATAGCTGTAAAAAGAccaaaaatagaaaatcaaaaagtaaaatagatgGCTGggtagataaaaaataaatatactacCCTCCTACAATTTATTTGGTCAAAAACTAGGCTACTTTAGAAGTTAAAGCCGTGTTATCTTCAATTCATACCCAACAGCTTCCaataaacagataaaaaataGGGTACACCACATGATGCATTGAAATCAAAACCACCAAAGGTATGTATAATTAAAACCTCAAAAAAGAGATCAATAATAGTAAACAAAGCTCATACCTGTATGCTTAAAAacatggaaaataaaaatgagaagaaacCAAGACTCAAAATTCACGGATTCAGAAGACAAGAAGGCGAACTTTACTTATAACCTAGTAAAATAAATAGCATATATCCAATCCCAACAACAGAATAATCCTTCACCACTGTCAAAGAGGCGAATGCAagaaactaacaaaataaactatttaaatttcataGATCGCGGCTCAGATTGTCAAAATAAAGttaaccaacaacaaaaatatgcCACAAGTATTCAGTTTCCAGTCTTGCAAGTTGTAACAATAAGAAgcccaaaaaaaataattcagaTCCACTCAAAGCGTGACTCAATTTAATATCCCTGAGTTTGCACTATCATAACCATATGTTTCTCAAAAACAACATCACTGAAAGGGGACGAGCCACAACCTTTGGATCTCAATTCAGCCAACTGAGTGCATCGAATTCCAAAGTTAGTTAATACCAGAATGCACAACCTAGGACCAAAGGGTCACATAATAACATCACTGTTTTCTCAATGAGCAATGACATCACTACTGTGATTGTAACTAACAAAAGCATAGATTCTTAACATCATTTCACACTAACGCATTAGATTTAGGTTTCACAACGCGTGACATAACACATCAACTCAGAAATTCAAGGTCAACGAAATCGATAAAAGGGTTTTGAAATCCCCAGAGAGAGGTTGAGACCTGGGAAGAAAGGGGGCCGTTGGAGGCGAGCTCGCTACGGACGAGATCGCCGGTAGCGATATGAGGAACGCCAAGGAGATTGCAAAGCCGGCTGGCGTAGGTGCCTTTTCCAACGCCGGGACACCCCAGGAACACCCACTGGACATTCCTCTCCTTCTCCGGCGGCGCGTGAGACAGGAATCGCGCCGCGCAAGGGAGGTAGGGGGTGCGCTTTACGAGGCGGGTTATGGCCGCCATTGGAAACCCAGCTAGAGGCACAAGAACGCAGCGGTATTCTTTACAACGCTGATTGCGCACTCAGCAATGCATCcttcttaaataaatttcttttcttcttttctttctttttctccaaCTGTTTACcctatctttctttttcttaaataacttattttctttttaaattttaggtaAATTGTGTTTGTTCtgttaggttttttttttactatgacaaatgtttatttatttatttccaaaattacGAATATGAGATTTCTTTCTGAAAATTTACAAATAGGAACAAGTCTTGATAACTCTTGTACTCATGATTTTGGTGTTAATAATAAAGTCATTAAGATGAACAATAACTTcaactttaattaaatacaaaaaaaaaaacacattgaaATCGTGCATAATGCTGACTACTTCCTTATATTttccttatatttttaatttaactaaagtgatatttatcttttaacgaatttggtatttttatttttatattgataatgGCCTTTGAAATAAGTCATATTCATAACATACAACTTCTATttcttacattattttttatttttatagaagtCCCAGGAGGAACACGAATTCTATTTTgctcatttcaattttttttaactattttgcattttctaaaattttgatacaccaatattttttaaactatttctaataatttgtttaattaatttttataatcacatattttttaattaagatatttattttaataatttaattttttttatgatcttttaaatcttaaaatgttttttctaattatttgatttaaaaaattaaatattttaaatttatgtgtaaatatttgtttttttaggtaatttttaataacttgattttttagatgtaaaaaagtttaaatcattaaaatatttaataaacaagttatttaaacaatataaaaaaatagttaataataaattatttaaaaaattaaaaaacaccaaattaaaaagttaaaaaaaatagtaaaaatattagGGCTAAATTTGtgaatcaaattattaaaaaataacttaaagaaaaagaatgtttgcccaaaaaattaaaaaatttagatcttttaataaaattaatacataaaaaatatatgattgtataaaaatattaaaaatataaaaaaaattaattaatcaaattattaaaaaatatttttagaatatttttagaaaatagaattgtacttttaaaaatattattgattgaaCTAATTGATTTTATATGAAACTATTAATTGTTAATACTTTTTACAATAACAAAAAGTCGGATACATAATAAtttcttcttaaaaataatgaaaaatgatattttgagaataaaaaatctTACATATACGGTTagtgtaaaaattattaattaaaatatttgtatgatttttttaagatagttattataaaaataatatgtttaatatatatgaaattgtcACTcgatattttattaagaaataaatttgggaGAAATATTTAGAAGATACGCGTATTACTGGGATCTAAATGGTTTGTCCTAATTATTTATCTTGCAAAAAATTGACACGTGGATAAAAAGAATTaaccttttatcttttaatcttttgaaaattatatattttacactAGTAATCATTATATAAtctatcatttttcttataCTAGTAACTAAATGGATAACTTgttaagaaaatacaaaaaagattaaaattgtgAATTTCTTATTAGACAAATGATTTGTGTCCATATGTTTGATTGAGCCACAGAACATGCCACGTTAGTTGTTTCTCTCACTTGAACCAATAAGTTATTTTCACTTTGCTATGCAACGAGGGACAAATAGAAAGAAGGAAAAGTCTTCAATTGTTGTTCTGCTTCCTGAGACCGTGTTCCATGGCATGCTCTCTTTCTGCAACTCTTGTGTCAAATTCTCTTCACCTTAACAGAATCACAAGTCACTGTTGCTTGCATCTTCATCCCACCCTTTCACTGCACCAAAACCTTCCAATATATTCCAAGAATCTTCCCAAACTCTTAACAACTCAAAATCATGCAACGACCACACCCTTTGCTTCTGCCACTGCAGGCAAGTTTTGTCTCAATCTTTACTCTTTTCCCTTTCTgaagtaaagaaaaaagataagtTTCTGAAATAGCATCTAAAAAGATCATACATTTTCCCGTTCTGAAGAAGCCATTTGTCAATTTTGATTGCACTGAAACtgctgaatatatatatatatatatatatatatatatatatatatatatatatatatatatatatatatatatatatcatcgACCAATATGagattaatttaattagaatgCACTGTCTGTTTGAATATATAGTCCTGTAAATCTtgtaataatttctttatagTCTATAACAAGTTCTAATTAGTTGACAGCGTAAATTGTAAAATAGATATGCATGTATCTCACTCAAACTCTTGAAGGTTAACTGTTTCAATGGGTGTATGCGAACAGGAGTAGAGTCTCCCGTGTTGAGTGACGATACCACAAGTTCTCTGGATTCTGTAAAAGTGTTTGATTTGGAAGGAAACAGGATTCCAATTTCTGACTTGTGGAAAGATAGGAAAGCCGTTGTGGCCTTTGCACGCCACTTTGGGtgatttttatcatatttacacAACATAAGTTTTTATATGTGGTAACTCCTGTTTATCAGTTGCTGAACAATAATTTGTGCTCCTTTTTATCTGTAAATTTGCAGGTGCGTGTTGTGCCGCAAAAGAGCTGATTATCTTGCATCCAAGAAGGT
This sequence is a window from Vigna angularis cultivar LongXiaoDou No.4 chromosome 2, ASM1680809v1, whole genome shotgun sequence. Protein-coding genes within it:
- the LOC108327754 gene encoding adenylate kinase 1, chloroplastic encodes the protein MAAITRLVKRTPYLPCAARFLSHAPPEKERNVQWVFLGCPGVGKGTYASRLCNLLGVPHIATGDLVRSELASNGPLSSQLSEIVNQGKLVSDEIIMSLLSKRLADGEAKGESGFILDGFPRTIKQAEILEGVTDIDLVVNLKIQEEALLAKCLGRRICNQCGGNFNVASISIKGENGRPGMVMAPLLPPAHCMSKLVTRSDDTEEVVKERLRIYSEKSQPVEEFYRSRGKLLAFDLPGGIPESWPKLLQALNLYDYEEKQSVAA